A stretch of Limanda limanda chromosome 7, fLimLim1.1, whole genome shotgun sequence DNA encodes these proteins:
- the inavaa gene encoding innate immunity activator protein, which yields MTAIESKEEISDTDSGIILHSGPDSPTSPGKDPTTHTRALKLKHQSLEESLELCLLELRTLCRREAELTGSLPSDYPLMPDEKLPRIRRRIGASFKLDEGLIHLDKQDSELHLLETDLALQQQIYEAARKLSLEEKLSKPQKKSRLQQCKREEKKVKDLKEAVLQSRIRSECNSPCISIATSRNKDVCMSDDSSLSDVVALDEDLDSSSSISPPVLGTSYPDPLQLSAKSLQSSGQLSVEYERSPIQNSPWKETSLDQPYQKATQAQSTCSSRSSSPAPPPVSTESCRIPLSQFIKNSALRHNNSTSAPSTPELHIRRQYTQSFRLAKNKPPAEPERLGSNSRGRAKLPQLRCLADLMVRSPEYSPLRLCQSSSEDSSSEHSSSSYISSPGMEGPTEMPKLCPPPYGFHFGAQKKTPSSFPGSHKNNIQSSCVKAMAEDGPLSPQDLATGKCFFSTPPVTRRPLQRQCQDGASSPRRILKPPPPYTRLVRAPSLKEYPNHAIRLMPREIVSEELRSWHQRNQLQKLWPDSLDQQSSTLPHLHPFKQGSGNVILQRAADGTPLQWFVAEDAEIVSQV from the exons ATGACGGCCATCGAGAGTAAAGAGGAGATCAGTGACACCGACAGTGGGATAATCCTGCACTCTG gtcCAGACAGCCCCACGTCCCCGGGGAAGGACCCGACCACTCACACCAGAGCCCTGAAGCTGAAGCACCAGTCTCTGGAGGAGAGTCTGGAGCTGTGCCTGCTGGAGCTGAGGACGCTCTGCAGAAGAGAGGCA gagCTGACTGGTTCACTTCCCTCTGACTATCCTCTGATGCCAGATGAGAAGCTCCCTCGGATCCGAAGGAGGATTGGAGCTTCCTTCAAGCTGGATGAAGGTCTCATCCATCTGGATAAACAG GATTCAGAGCTGCATCTGCTGGAAACTGACTTGGCTCTACAGCAGCAGATTTATGAGGCGGCTCGCAAACTCTCactggaggagaaactcagCAAACCGCAGAAGAAGAGCCGGCTGCAGCAGTgcaagagggaggagaagaaagtgaaagacCTGAAGGAGGCCGTGCTCCAGTCCAGGATCAGGAGCGAGTGCAACTCACCGTGCATCAGCATCGCAACCAGTCGAAACAAAG aTGTGTGCATGTCTGATGACAGCTCCCTGTCTGATGTGGTGGCTCTGGATGAAG ACTTGGACTCGTCcagctccatctctcctcctgtgttggGCACCTCCTATCCCGACCCCCTCCAGCTGTCAGCCAAGTCCCTGCAGTCATCAGGCCAGCTCAGTGTGGAGTATGAGCGCTCTCCCATCCAGAACTCTCCGTGGAAGGAGACCAGTCTGGACCAGCCGTACCAGAAGGCGACACAAGCTCAGTCCACgtgcagcagcaggtccag TAGTCCAGCACCACCCCCGGTATCAacagagagctgcaggattcCTCTGTCTCAGTTCATCAAGAACTCGGCCCTGCGCCACAACAACTCCACCAGCGCCCCCTCCACCCCCGAGCTGCACATACGTCGCCAATACACCCAGTCCTTCAG ACTCGCCAAAAACAAGCCGCCTGCTGAGCCGGAGCGCCTCGGCTCAAACAGCCGAGGACGAGCCAAGCTTCCCCAGCTGCGCTGCCTGGCCGACCTGATGGTGCGTTCTCCAGAGTACTCCCCCCTGCGCCTGTGCCAGTCCAGCTCTGAGGACAGCAGCTcggagcactcgtcctcctcctaCATCAGCTCTCCTGGCATGGAGGGCCCGACTGAGATGCCAAAGCTCTGCCCGCCGCCTTACGGGTTCCACTTCGGAGCGCAGAAAAAAACACCCTCCAGCTTCCCGGGCTCCCACAAGAACAACATCCAGTCCAGCTGTGTCAAGGCCATGGCAGAAGACGGCCCCCTGTCCCCTCAGGACCTGGCCACGGGGAAGTGCTTCTTCTCCACTCCCCCTGTGACGCGCCGTCCTCTGCAAAGACAGTGTCAAGACGGAGCGTCGTCCCCAAGGAGAATCCTGAAGCCCCCTCCGCCTTACACCAGGCTGGTGCGGGCGCCCTCTCTGAAGGAGTACCCCAACCACGCCATCAGGCTGATGCCCAGGGAGATTGTGTCGGAGGAGCTGAGATCGTGGCATCAGAGGAATCAGCTGCAGAAGTTATGGCCGGACAGCTTGGATCAGCAGAGCTCCACCTTACCTCACCTGCATCCATTTAAACAG gGCTCGGGTAATGTGATTCTCCAGAGAGCTGCAGACGGGACTCCGCTCCAGTGGTTTGTGGCCGAGGACGCTGAAATCGTGAGCCAGGTGTAG